The Setaria viridis chromosome 6, Setaria_viridis_v4.0, whole genome shotgun sequence genome contains a region encoding:
- the LOC117861449 gene encoding transcription factor TGA2.3 isoform X1 translates to MELYHGYLEDHFNIHKLSRLQPLATTSGAPAGWYGAPAAAASGGAMGIYERQRHMVAAGLWGEPFRPDGDAFVAPLAAAAPVTGVAVDVVVETEAKFALQAQDEAVPPVEEVAPSSDSFGHDDARPRDKTQRRLAQNREAARKSRLRKKAYIQNLETSRLKLAQLEQELTMARRQQGHGAAGAGFLAPPVDPRVTAFELEYARWAEEQKRQAAELRAVLQSGAPELQLRLLVDAAVAHYDALFDARSRAARADAVFVLSGVWRAPAERFFLWIGGFRPSELLQVLAPRLDPLAERQASAVRALQNTARQLEDALSQGMSKLQQTLVDALLTVDAPDDGGGYAARQMASAVGKLDDLVSFVDQADHLRQQTLRNMNKILTLPQAARGLLALADYCQQLRALSSLWAARPREPA, encoded by the exons CCGCCTCCAGCCGCTGGCGACGACGAGCGGCGCTCCGGCGGGGTGGTACGgtgcccccgcggcggcggccagcggcggggcCATGGGGATCTACGAGCGGCAGCGCCACATGGTGGCGGCCGGCCTGTGGGGGGAGCCGTTCCGGCCCGACGGCGACGCTTTCGTCgcgcccctggccgccgccgctccggtaACCGGAGTGGCGGTGGACGTCGTCGTCGAAACAGAGGCCAAGTTCGCCTTGCAGGCGCAGGACGAGGCCGTCCCGCCGGTGGAAGAGGTGGCGCCGTCGTCGGATAGCTTCGGCCACGACGACGCCAGGCCCCGAGACaag ACACAGAGGAGGCTCGCGCAGAACAGAGAGGCTGCTCGGAAGAGCCGGCTACGGAAGAAG GCCTACATCCAGAATCTTGAGACGAGCCGGCTGAAGCTGGCGCAGCTGGAGCAGGAGCTCACCATGGCCAGGCGCCAGCAG GGacacggcgccgccggagccgggttCCTCGCGCCACCCGTGGACCCGCGCGTGACGGCGTTCGAGCTGGAGTACGCGCGGTGGGCGGAGGAGCAGAAGAGGCAGGCCGCGGAGCTGCGCGCTGTGCTGCAGTCGGGCGCGCCGGAGCTCCAGCTGCGGCTCCTCGTCGACGCCGCGGTGGCGCACTACGACGCGCTCTTCGACGCCAGgtcgcgcgccgcccgcgcggACGCCGTCTTCGTGCTCTCCGGCGTGTGGCGCGCCCCCGCCGAGCGCTTCTTCCTCTGGATCGGCGGGTTCCGGCCCTCGGAGCTCCTCCAGGTCCTGGCGCCGCGGCTGGACCCGCTggcggagcggcaggcgtcggcgGTGCGCGCGCTGCAGAACACGGCGAGGCAGCTGGAGGACGCGCTGTCGCAGGGTATGAGCAAGCTGCAGCAGACGCTCGTCGACGCGCTCCTGACCGTCGACGCgccggacgacggcggcgggtaCGCGGCGCGGCAGATGGCCAGCGCGGTCGGCAAGCTCGACGACCTCGTCAGCTTCGTGGACCAG GCGGATCATCTCCGGCAGCAGACGCTGCGGAACATGAACAAGATCCTGACGCTGCCGCAGGCGGCGCGGGGGCTCCTGGCGCTCGCTGACTACTGCCAGCAGCTGCGCGCGCTCAGCTCACTCTGGGCGGCGCGCCCGCGGGAGCCGGCGTAA
- the LOC117861449 gene encoding transcription factor TGA2.3 isoform X2, with protein MGIYERQRHMVAAGLWGEPFRPDGDAFVAPLAAAAPVTGVAVDVVVETEAKFALQAQDEAVPPVEEVAPSSDSFGHDDARPRDKTQRRLAQNREAARKSRLRKKAYIQNLETSRLKLAQLEQELTMARRQQGHGAAGAGFLAPPVDPRVTAFELEYARWAEEQKRQAAELRAVLQSGAPELQLRLLVDAAVAHYDALFDARSRAARADAVFVLSGVWRAPAERFFLWIGGFRPSELLQVLAPRLDPLAERQASAVRALQNTARQLEDALSQGMSKLQQTLVDALLTVDAPDDGGGYAARQMASAVGKLDDLVSFVDQADHLRQQTLRNMNKILTLPQAARGLLALADYCQQLRALSSLWAARPREPA; from the exons ATGGGGATCTACGAGCGGCAGCGCCACATGGTGGCGGCCGGCCTGTGGGGGGAGCCGTTCCGGCCCGACGGCGACGCTTTCGTCgcgcccctggccgccgccgctccggtaACCGGAGTGGCGGTGGACGTCGTCGTCGAAACAGAGGCCAAGTTCGCCTTGCAGGCGCAGGACGAGGCCGTCCCGCCGGTGGAAGAGGTGGCGCCGTCGTCGGATAGCTTCGGCCACGACGACGCCAGGCCCCGAGACaag ACACAGAGGAGGCTCGCGCAGAACAGAGAGGCTGCTCGGAAGAGCCGGCTACGGAAGAAG GCCTACATCCAGAATCTTGAGACGAGCCGGCTGAAGCTGGCGCAGCTGGAGCAGGAGCTCACCATGGCCAGGCGCCAGCAG GGacacggcgccgccggagccgggttCCTCGCGCCACCCGTGGACCCGCGCGTGACGGCGTTCGAGCTGGAGTACGCGCGGTGGGCGGAGGAGCAGAAGAGGCAGGCCGCGGAGCTGCGCGCTGTGCTGCAGTCGGGCGCGCCGGAGCTCCAGCTGCGGCTCCTCGTCGACGCCGCGGTGGCGCACTACGACGCGCTCTTCGACGCCAGgtcgcgcgccgcccgcgcggACGCCGTCTTCGTGCTCTCCGGCGTGTGGCGCGCCCCCGCCGAGCGCTTCTTCCTCTGGATCGGCGGGTTCCGGCCCTCGGAGCTCCTCCAGGTCCTGGCGCCGCGGCTGGACCCGCTggcggagcggcaggcgtcggcgGTGCGCGCGCTGCAGAACACGGCGAGGCAGCTGGAGGACGCGCTGTCGCAGGGTATGAGCAAGCTGCAGCAGACGCTCGTCGACGCGCTCCTGACCGTCGACGCgccggacgacggcggcgggtaCGCGGCGCGGCAGATGGCCAGCGCGGTCGGCAAGCTCGACGACCTCGTCAGCTTCGTGGACCAG GCGGATCATCTCCGGCAGCAGACGCTGCGGAACATGAACAAGATCCTGACGCTGCCGCAGGCGGCGCGGGGGCTCCTGGCGCTCGCTGACTACTGCCAGCAGCTGCGCGCGCTCAGCTCACTCTGGGCGGCGCGCCCGCGGGAGCCGGCGTAA
- the LOC117861450 gene encoding disease resistance protein RGA5 yields MEALSFADSLRLFCKRAFGSEELRYPHLKEVCYGILEKCGGLPLAIITLSSLLADNLAEDEWCRVLTGTGRELAKDPNAGNMTSILSLSYFDLHYLRTCFLYLSVFAEDFRIGKQRLINRWIAEGFIYEDHGRSVYEIGESYFSDLANRSLIQPVDITYGEAQACRVHDIILDFITSKATEENFVTPSLHAAEHGKISDYRVRRLFVDARHGNNVTIPSSLIISKARSLTIFGYPLQTSLLASRALRALDLGDCWGLKDHHLANIEKLFNLRYLCLGSKSITELPWKIGDMQCLETLDLRHLPPRLSPCERHGRCPSRRCQPPSTAPRACLAAAGSLTSSRGRRRGVD; encoded by the coding sequence ATGGAAGCCCTTAGTTTCGCTGACTCCTTAAGGTTGTTTTGTAAAAGAGCATTTGGTTCTGAGGAATTACGCTATCCTCACCTAAAAGAGGTTTGTTATGGCATACTGGAAAAATGTGGTGGTCTTCCGCTGGCAATTATCACTTTATCCAGTTTATTAGCTGATAATCTTGCAGAAGACGAATGGTGCAGGGTGCTAACTGGTACTGGTCGTGAACTTGCTAAGGATCCAAATGCTGGCAACATGACAAGCATACTATCTCTCAGTTACTTTGATCTTCACTATCTAAGAACTTGTTTTTTGTACTTGAGTGTATTCGCAGAAGATTTTAGGATTGGCAAACAGCGCTTGATAAATAGATGGATTGCTGAAGGATTCATCTATGAGGACCACGGCCGAAGTGTATATGAAATAGGTGAGAGCTATTTTAGCGATCTCGCCAATAGAAGCTTGATCCAACCTGTTGACATAACGTATGGTGAAGCACAGGCATGTCGAGTTCATGACATCATTCTTGACTTCATCACAAGCAAGGCTACTGAAGAGAATTTTGTCACACCATCATTACATGCTGCAGAACATGGAAAAATTTCAGATTACAGGGTCCGAAGACTTTTTGTTGATGCTCGGCATGGAAATAATGTCACCATACCATCAAGCCTAATTATATCTAAAGCTCGATCACTTACTATATTTGGATATCCCTTGCAAACTTCTTTGTTGGCTTCCAGGGCACTTCGTGCGTTGGACCTAGGAGACTGTTGGGGCTTGAAAGACCATCATCTTGCAAATATTGAAAAGTTGTTTAATCTGAGGTACTTATGTCTTGGCTCAAAATCAATTACTGAACTTCCCTGGAAAATTGGAGACATGCAGTGTTTAGAAACTCTGGACTTGAGACATTTGCCCCCGCGTCTCTCCCCCTGCGAGCGACACGGGCGGTGCCCGAGTCGCCGCTGCCAACCACCCTCCACCGCCCCTCGCGCCTGCCTTGCCGCCGCCGGAAGCCTGACTAGCtcccgaggacggcggcgcggggtaGACTAG
- the LOC117860280 gene encoding uncharacterized protein isoform X2, giving the protein MAELAREKEKMVDTLVKKLKDPSSEATKSDAELPAKLKGFNEAFGTTLRKEIFAAHAAGADTDDGGSFQGPSAGGEADCVIVGGSGSSKDAAAVDEGKAVAVAKSADRVLDLKEFEELARGLGDGDLARLSASLGKKVAIAADVAMERVESQERGVLAQMEKMTRFEARVADLEQQNRILDGIKDKLRGINSGLKENNDVLMKTCEELGEKYEKLEDKSGRLEEENLKLKENLEDNAKIIDELRSAADKDAQTIAEQAKLIKIIGPELEEKTNFIKEADDLLRANFAVLYENYKSALEVFGAEPLPYPGDGDVVKIFDWMREEFEVLPEVISGLNDYAASFCLDSTLQLLEKEGCNHFMALSADDY; this is encoded by the exons ATGGCGGAGCTTGCACGGGAGAAGGAGAAGATGGTGGACACCCTTGTGAAGAAGCTGAAAGATCCCTCTTCCGAGGCGACTAAGTCCG ATGCTGAATTGCCTGCGAAGCTGAAGGGCTTCAACGAGGCATTTGGGACGACACTGAGGAAGGAGATTTTCGCGGCTCACGCGGCCGGGGCAG ATACGGATGATGGGGGAAGTTTTCAAGGACCGAGTGCCGGCGGCGAAGCTGATTGCGTGATTGTTGGGGGGAGTGGTAGCTCTAAGGATGCTGCGGCTGTTGACGAAGGGAAAGCGGTGGCTGTGGCCAAAAGTGCTGATAGGGTGTTGGATCTTAAAG AGTTTGAGGAGTTGGCTAGGGGTTTGGGTGATGGAGATTTAGCGAGGTTGAGCGCCAGCCTCGGGAAGAAG GTTGCTATAGCAGCTGACGTTGCTATGGAGAGGGTGGAGAGTCAAGAGAGGGGCGTGCTCGCGCAAATGGAGAAAATGACGAGGTTTGAGGCCAGAGTTGCTGATCTTGAGCAGCAGAATAGGATTTTGGATGGCATCAAGGATAAGCTCAGAGGCATTAACTCCGGGCTTAAGGAGAATAATGATGTTCTTATGAAGACTTGCGAGGAGCTTGGGGAAAAGTACGAGAAGCTCGAGGATAAAAGTGGGCGTCTTGAGGAGGAGAATCTGAAGCTGAAAGAAAATCTTGAAGATAACGCCAAGATCATTGATGAGCTTCGAAGTGCTGCGGATAAGGATGCACAGACCATCGCCGAGCAGGCGAAGTTAATAAAGATTATTGGTCCGGAGCTCGAGGAGAAAACAAATTTTATCAAGGAAGCTGACGACCTTTTGAGGGCGAATTTTGCTGTTCTTTATGAGAACTATAAGTCTGCTCTGGAAGTTTTTGGCGCCGAGCCTCTTCCTTATCCTGGTGATGGCGATGTTGTGAAGATCTTTGACTGGATGAGGGAGGAGTTTGAAGTCCTGCCCGAAGTTATCTCTGGCCTGAACGACTACGCCGCGTCTTTTTGTCTTGACAGCACACTTCAGCTTCTCGAGAAGGAGGGCTGCAACCATTTCATGGCGTTGTCGGCCGATGACTATTAA
- the LOC117860280 gene encoding uncharacterized protein isoform X1 encodes MAELAREKEKMVDTLVKKLKDPSSEATKSGKDVVVRLPMLRFFRYDGASERFLLELEGTMAGPGEVCEESHLRLKVKRYAADAELPAKLKGFNEAFGTTLRKEIFAAHAAGADTDDGGSFQGPSAGGEADCVIVGGSGSSKDAAAVDEGKAVAVAKSADRVLDLKEFEELARGLGDGDLARLSASLGKKVAIAADVAMERVESQERGVLAQMEKMTRFEARVADLEQQNRILDGIKDKLRGINSGLKENNDVLMKTCEELGEKYEKLEDKSGRLEEENLKLKENLEDNAKIIDELRSAADKDAQTIAEQAKLIKIIGPELEEKTNFIKEADDLLRANFAVLYENYKSALEVFGAEPLPYPGDGDVVKIFDWMREEFEVLPEVISGLNDYAASFCLDSTLQLLEKEGCNHFMALSADDY; translated from the exons ATGGCGGAGCTTGCACGGGAGAAGGAGAAGATGGTGGACACCCTTGTGAAGAAGCTGAAAGATCCCTCTTCCGAGGCGACTAAGTCCGGTAAGGATGTGGTCGTTCGTTTGCCTATGTTGAGATTTTTTAGGTACGACGGCGCTTCGGAGCGATTTTTGCTGGAGTTGGAGGGAACCATGGCTGGTCCTGGGGAGGTTTGTGAGGAGTCCCATCTGAGATTGAAAGTTAAACGTTACGCTGCAGATGCTGAATTGCCTGCGAAGCTGAAGGGCTTCAACGAGGCATTTGGGACGACACTGAGGAAGGAGATTTTCGCGGCTCACGCGGCCGGGGCAG ATACGGATGATGGGGGAAGTTTTCAAGGACCGAGTGCCGGCGGCGAAGCTGATTGCGTGATTGTTGGGGGGAGTGGTAGCTCTAAGGATGCTGCGGCTGTTGACGAAGGGAAAGCGGTGGCTGTGGCCAAAAGTGCTGATAGGGTGTTGGATCTTAAAG AGTTTGAGGAGTTGGCTAGGGGTTTGGGTGATGGAGATTTAGCGAGGTTGAGCGCCAGCCTCGGGAAGAAG GTTGCTATAGCAGCTGACGTTGCTATGGAGAGGGTGGAGAGTCAAGAGAGGGGCGTGCTCGCGCAAATGGAGAAAATGACGAGGTTTGAGGCCAGAGTTGCTGATCTTGAGCAGCAGAATAGGATTTTGGATGGCATCAAGGATAAGCTCAGAGGCATTAACTCCGGGCTTAAGGAGAATAATGATGTTCTTATGAAGACTTGCGAGGAGCTTGGGGAAAAGTACGAGAAGCTCGAGGATAAAAGTGGGCGTCTTGAGGAGGAGAATCTGAAGCTGAAAGAAAATCTTGAAGATAACGCCAAGATCATTGATGAGCTTCGAAGTGCTGCGGATAAGGATGCACAGACCATCGCCGAGCAGGCGAAGTTAATAAAGATTATTGGTCCGGAGCTCGAGGAGAAAACAAATTTTATCAAGGAAGCTGACGACCTTTTGAGGGCGAATTTTGCTGTTCTTTATGAGAACTATAAGTCTGCTCTGGAAGTTTTTGGCGCCGAGCCTCTTCCTTATCCTGGTGATGGCGATGTTGTGAAGATCTTTGACTGGATGAGGGAGGAGTTTGAAGTCCTGCCCGAAGTTATCTCTGGCCTGAACGACTACGCCGCGTCTTTTTGTCTTGACAGCACACTTCAGCTTCTCGAGAAGGAGGGCTGCAACCATTTCATGGCGTTGTCGGCCGATGACTATTAA
- the LOC117860789 gene encoding uncharacterized protein, whose protein sequence is MPPPPELMEELIEEILLRFPPSDPASLVRAALVSTSWCRIVSGAAFRRRFRAFHRTAPLLGFLCDSRVKMDGFRPDGVLVPTSSAFRPREPFAWWQPSDARHGRVLFHDCSSSSYRPHVWNPITDAWITLPEMPNDDRDNISLGWTSRWTSAVLCAAAATGECDHLDCHDGPFTVVIVGSDEDEEEMFSYVYSSESGRWSEPTYADCRNYSISWDNSVLMGNALYFKIDTNNCRILKYDLGTREMTMMDLPRYEDYHASSVPSIQLMTTEGGRRLGFIRLEDTRLCLWSRDDEADVGWAPNRVIELEKLLPFDVSLTYDTFLLGFAEGVGVIFMRVGDGVFTVDLKSSKVMKVYEGLINSVVPYMSFRTPALRSASTDARP, encoded by the exons atgccgccgccgccggagctgatGGAGGAGCTCATCGAGGAGATCCTCCTCCGCTTCCCACCGTCCGATCCCGCGAGCCTCGTCCGCGCCGCGCTCGTCAGCACGTCGTGGTGCCGCAtcgtctccggcgccgcctTCCGCCGCCGATTCCGCGCGTTCCACCGCACGGCGCCGCTGCTGGGCTTCCTCTGTGACTCCAGGGTGAAGATGGACGGCTTCCGCCCGGACGGCGTCCTCgtccccacctcctccgccttccGCCCGCGCGAGCCTTTCGCCTGGTGGCAGCCGTCGGacgcccgccacggccgcgtcctcTTCCACGACTGCTCCTCGTCGTCCTACCGCCCCCACGTCTGGAACCCCATCACCGACGCCTGGATCACGCTGCCCGAGATGCCGAACGATGATCGGGACAACATCTCACTCGGCTGGACATCACGCTGGACATCCGCGGTGCTATgcgctgctgccgccaccggAGAGTGCGACCACCTCGACTGCCACGACGGACCCTTCACCGTGGTCATCGTGGGTTccgacgaggatgaggaggagatgTTCTCCTACGTCTACTCATCGGAGTCTGGCCGGTGGAGCGAGCCGACCTACGCCGATTGCCGTAATTATTCTATCAGTTGGGACAACAGTGTGTTAATGGGTAATGCGCTCTATTTCAAGATTGACACAAACAACTGCAGGATCCTCAAGTATGATTTGGGAACACGGGAAATGACTATGATGGATCTGCCTCGTTACGAGGACTATCATGCATCCTCAGTACCTAGTATTCAGCTCATGACAACGGAGGGTGGTCGACGGCTGGGATTCATAAGATTGGAGGACACACGGCTTTGCCTATGGTCAAGGGATGATGAAGCTGATGTGGGATGGGCACCGAACAGAGTCATTGAGCTCGAGAAGCTTCTCCCCTTTGATGTTTCGTTGACCTATGATACTTTTTTGCTTGGCTTTGCAGAAGGGGTTGGTGTCATTTTCATGCGCGTTGGGGATGGGGTCTTCACTGTTGATCTAAAAAGTAGCAAGGTGATGAAGGTATACGAGGGTTTGATCAACTCCGTTGTTCCGTACATGAGCTTCCGTACTCCAG CATTGCGGTCAGCCTCTACAGATGCGAGACCATAA
- the LOC117860790 gene encoding uncharacterized protein, producing MDAPLPDEIIDHILLGLPPSDPGSLVCRGWRRLLSGPAFRRRFREHHRSPPMLGRVLYYDGESVPLEAPVRVDLVVSHPITGEERRLTTPLNLLGYCTWSGALLCATPGCAHLDCPPGGPFAVVFVGTDESEEHTRAYHYSSESGKWSKAASVAHPTDRVAEGRSALVGNAVYFIWEESNGILEYDLDKQELSVISLPPVCEDWFVALMAAEDGGLGFAIVKDFKLHMWSREPAGANVGSGWAQRRVVELKSVAPDRALSTLPASVIPFANGYSVIFAFTRDVGVFSIDMRTGLITKVCKVGAVHGIVPCICFYRSMFQVMATHPLAYISSL from the coding sequence ATGGACGCGCCGCTGCCGGACGAGATCATCGACCATAtcctcctcggcctcccgcCGTCGGATCCCGGGAGCCTCGTCTGCAGGGGctggcgccgcctcctctccggcCCGGCGTTCCGGCGCCGGTTCCGCGAGCACCACCGCTCCCCGCCCATGCTCGGCCGCGTCCTCTACTACGACGGCGAGTCCGTCCCGCTCGAGGCGCCCGTGCGGGTGGACCTCGTCGTGTCGCACCCCATCACCGGCGAGGAGCGGAGGCTCACCACGCCGCTGAACCTGCTCGGGTACTGCACCTGGAGCGGGGCGCTGCTCTGCGCGACGCCGGGGTGCGCCCACCTCGACTGCCCGCCCGGAGGCCCCTTCGCCGTGGTGTTCGTCGGCACCGACGAGTCCGAGGAGCACACGCGCGCGTACCACTACTCATCGGAGTCTGGGAAGTGGAGCAAGGCCGCCTCTGTTGCTCATCCCACCGACCGTGTGGCCGAAGGCCGCAGCGCCCTTGTGGGGAATGCAGTCTACTTCATCTGGGAGGAGAGCAACGGGATTCTGGAGTACGATTTGGACAAGCAGGAGCTCTCGGTGATAAGCTTGCCGCCTGTGTGCGAGGATTGGTTCGTCGCACTCATGGCAGCGGAGGATGGTGGATTGGGATTCGCCattgtgaaggatttcaagcTCCACATGTGGTCGAGGGAGCCTGCTGGTGCAAATGTGGGATCGGGATGGGCGCAGCGCAGGGTCGTCGAGCTCAAGAGTGTGGCCCCTGATCGTGCCCTCTCAACCTTGCCTGCTAGTGTGATTCCCTTTGCTAATGGGTACAGTGTGATTTTCGCATTTACTCGTGATGTTGGGGTGTTTTCTATTGATATGAGGACAGGCCTAATCACAAAGGTGTGCAAGGTCGGTGCCGTCCATGGCATTGTTCCCTGCATCTGCTTCTACCGTTCTATGTTCCAGGTGATGGCCACACACCCTCTTGCTTATATTTCTAGCCTGTAA